Proteins from one Plasmodium gaboni strain SY75 chromosome 4, whole genome shotgun sequence genomic window:
- a CDS encoding hypothetical protein (conserved Plasmodium protein, unknown function) — translation MRLLKYGRELIVLLYVIQIFVIKTKKILSSEKQCPHKIYPPINKELFNIKNNGYRFLRKVNFLFFKGKKSDYEMKNLENVPLFAVTNEFDEIILSFHFNNNNNSNNNNNNNNNSNNNSNNLYVNEKEFFDKHIKLSNEENKLLFPMVLYNDEYRSQINVNEIYDPTNSVAIFFFDLKTAEAYRDDILYLYNKNLKEEKKTNTPFFGSKIMLTNLSYFMKIKNMYKSKINFILIPNYEQLQNVLKNKKVFYGTPIYYINKIKLRKSILKKKFFHLFYNDLEKTKRVQLYPNVYLTYTIEVTKNEKINKSDEKEGNHMKDNSNNKNDDHTNDHNNNDHHNNDHHNNDHHNNHNHNNNNDNDETLIIQIETKDQKKYIPIFFSYEQASQFYNIFLKHFQNNFTEYCLPKPNIILNSFENLITALKYSNYKKLTNFHNIFFMPTNVSYDEDVYAPKKSFFTFCMKKIFQKINYDLFRSFRKNLNYLISDYIYDK, via the coding sequence atgcGTTTACTAAAATATGGAAGAGAACTAATTGTTTTGTTATATGTAATTCAAATATTTGTCATTAAAACTAAAAAGATTTTATCGTCAGAAAAACAATGTCcacataaaatatatccTCCTATAAATAAGGAgttatttaatataaagaataatgGATATAGATTTTTGAGAAAGgttaattttcttttttttaaaggaAAAAAGAGTGATTATGAAATGAAGAATTTAGAAAATGTCCCTTTGTTTGCTGTTACCAATGAATTTgatgaaataatattgtCCTTTCActttaataataataataatagtaacaataataataataataacaataatagtaacaataatagtaacaatttatatgttaatgaaaaagaattctttgataaacatattaaattatccaatgaagaaaataagCTATTATTTCCTATggttttatataatgatgaaTATAGATCACAAATTAATGTCAACGAAATTTATGATCCTACTAATTCTGTTgctatattttttttcgATTTAAAAACTGCTGAAGCTTATAGAGatgatattttatatttatataataaaaatttaaaagaagaGAAAAAAACCAACACACCCTTTTTTGGTTCAAAAATTATGCTAACAAATTTAAGttattttatgaaaattaaaaacatgtataaatcaaaaattaattttatattaattcCTAATTATGAACAACTACAAAATGTTctcaaaaataaaaaggtTTTTTATGGTACAcctatatattatattaataaaataaaattgcGCAAAtcaatattaaaaaaaaaatttttccacttgttttataatgacttagaaaaaacaaaaaggGTTCAATTATATCCTAATGTGTATTTAACTTACACAATTGAAGTTacaaaaaatgaaaaaataaataaatctGATGAAAAGGAAGGAAATCACATGAAAgataatagtaataataagaatgaTGATCATACTAatgatcataataataatgatcatcataataatgatcatcataataatgatcatcataataatcataatcataataataacaatgaTAATGACGAAACGTTAATTATACAAATCGAAACTAAAgatcaaaaaaaatatatacccatttttttttcgtaTGAACAAGCTAGCcaattttataatatttttttaaaacatttccaaaataattttacaGAATATTGCCTTCCAAAACctaatataattttaaacTCATTTGAAAATCTTATTACTGcattaaaatattctaATTATAAAAAACTTACAAATTTTCATAACATCTTTTTTATGCCAACTAATGTTTCATATGATGAAGATGTCTATGCTCCAAAGAAAAgtttttttactttttgtatgaaaaaaatttttcaaaaaataaattatgaCTTGTTCAGGTCATTTCgaaaaaatttaaattacTTGATATctgattatatatatgacaAATGA